One window of the Streptomyces sp. ITFR-21 genome contains the following:
- a CDS encoding MarR family winged helix-turn-helix transcriptional regulator, with product MTATDPALTALADSWCALSVLHGRIESHIERALQAGHGLSVREYSLLDVLSRQHEGKGGRMQMRQVADAVVLSQSATTRLVTRLEERALLSRYLCPTDRRGIYTDVTPAGLELLEAARPTNSAALREALDQAALDAQLAPLVAAVEEIRSPAAL from the coding sequence ATGACCGCTACGGACCCGGCACTGACCGCGCTGGCCGACAGCTGGTGCGCCCTGTCGGTGCTGCACGGCCGGATCGAATCCCACATCGAGCGGGCACTCCAGGCCGGACACGGCCTGAGCGTACGCGAGTACTCGCTGCTCGACGTGCTGAGCCGGCAGCACGAGGGCAAGGGCGGGCGGATGCAGATGAGACAGGTGGCCGACGCGGTGGTGCTCAGCCAGTCCGCCACCACCCGGTTGGTCACCCGGCTGGAGGAGCGCGCGCTGCTGTCGCGCTACCTGTGCCCCACCGACCGCCGCGGCATCTACACCGACGTGACCCCGGCCGGTCTGGAGCTGCTGGAGGCGGCCCGGCCCACCAACAGCGCGGCACTGCGTGAGGCACTGGACCAGGCGGCCCTCGACGCGCAGTTGGCACCGCTGGTCGCGGCCGTCGAGGAGATCCGCAGCCCGGCCGCACTGTGA